The sequence below is a genomic window from Lolium perenne isolate Kyuss_39 chromosome 7, Kyuss_2.0, whole genome shotgun sequence.
GGGCCTGAGGTGTCCTTGAGAGGATCcccgatggtgtcaccaatcacAGCAGCCTTGTGGCAGTCTGAGCCTTTTGGCCCCAGGGATTTTGCATGGTCAGATACGCCAGCCTGAAACCAAGTGAAACTACAGTTAATAACGTGCGGCAAATGTGGGGGACAATAAGCCTCATGGCCGATGGGTGCTAGTGATTTTTACCTCGATGTACTTCTTCGCGTTGTCCCAGGCACCACCAGTGTTCGATGCTGAAATGGCGATCTGAATAAAAACAACATAGTTATGGATGGAACATTACAAATTTATGAACACAACATGGTACGAAAATACAAAGCTGCAGTATAATCCCCCAAAAAATAATGTTCCACCAACCTGAACACCGGAAACAAGAGCACCCGCAAGGACTCCAGATAGGGTCTCAACACCAAAGAAGGTCCCAACAATAAGAGGTGTGAGCATGACAAGAGCACCCGGGGGGATCATCTCCTTGATGGATGCATCAGTGGATATCTTCACACATGTCGCATAGTCAGGCTTGGCAGTGCCCTCCATGAGCCCAGGGATGGTGTTGAACTGTCTCCGCACTTCCTCCACCATCTTGAGAGCCGCACTGCCAACACTCTTCATGGTCATTGCAGAGAACCAGTATGGGAGCATAGCACCAACAAGCAGTCCAATGAAAACATTGGGCGTCAAAACATCAACTGTTGTGATCCCAGCACGGCTCACAAAGGCACCAAAGAGAGCAAGGGACACCAAGGCAGCGGAGCCAATGGCAAAACCCTACAAGTATTAGGCATGGTTAATGGAGTTCAATAGTTTGAAATGAAGTTTgttgaaagaaaaagaaaaacgaaGAAACATCCATACAGTTGCAATTGCAATGAAATGCACTCTATTAAATGTGATCTAAATGTGATTCAGGGTCATTTAACTCTTTAAGTGAAAGGCATCAAACTCAAGATAAGCATGTGTACCTTCCCAATGGCAGCAGTAGTGTTTCCTGCAGCATCAAGAGCATCAGTTCTCTCACGGATTCTATGGCTCATGCCAGCCATTTCAGCAATGcctccagcgttgtcgctgatagGGCCATAGGCATCAATGGCAAGACCAGTGGCTATTGTGCTTAGCATTCCAAGAGCAGCCACAGCAACACCATACATCGCGGCAAGGCTGAAGctgaggaaaatactgaaggcgaTAGCGAAGATGGGGATAATAACTGATTTGTATCCAAGAGCAAGCCCAAAGATGACATTGGTAGCAGCTCCAGTTCTGCAGGAATCAGCAACATCCTGCACAGGACTGAAGGGGTCGAATCGTCAGGAACTTGAAACAACTGTGTAGATTACAAGCACAATTAAATGAATGGCCAAAATTGCAAGTACCTGTATGCATTGCTTGTGTAGTACTCTGTAATAAATCCGATGACTAGGCCGGCCCAGAGACCAACAGCCACACATAAAAATAGTTGCCTGCAAAATTTAAAGCAAACTGAGATGACGAACGAGCAAGAAATGCACAAAAATATGGAAATTCGAATTATAAAGACGGCAATACCAGCTGTGCACTGTCTTCTGGGCACCAAAGTTGAATATTGTGAAGGTATAGGGGAGGCCTAACCAACTGACCAGTGCAATGCCAACGGTCATCACAGCAGTGGAAATTATAAGCTGTTTTTTTAGGGCAGGCTCGATTTGATCGACAGCCTTGACCTCAAAGAAATCGGTTGCAAAGAGAGTTGTTATCAAACAAGCTATTATACCCACAGAGCTAATTAGGAGTGGGAACATCATAGGGGTGAATTCATGGTTAATTCCAAAGGAAGAGATTGACGCAACAACAAGAGCAGCACAAGATGACTCAGCATAGGAACCAAACAGATCTGATCCCATTCCAGCAATATCTCCCACATTGTCACCAACATTGTCGGCAATGACCTGCATCAAGGAAGGAATGATCATTCTCACGTGTAGATAAAAATCCTACCAAAATATGAATACAATCATCAACAAAAAAGAATAAACACTTACAGCTGGGTTCCTCGGGTCATCTTCAGGGATGTTCCTTTCTACTTTCCCAACAAGATCAGCACCAACATCAGCAGCTTTAGTGTAAATCCCACCACCAACACGGCCAAAAAGAGCCATCGAAGAACCGCCAAGACCATAACCGGTGATAGCCTCGAAAAGACCTTCCCAGTCATCACCGTAATAGATTCCAAACAAGTTGATTATAATGTAAAGAACAAAAAGGCCACTGGCAGCAAGAAGGAAGCCCATCACAGCACCAGAGCGGAAAGCAACGATGAATGCCTTCCCAACACCCTTCCTTGCCTcaagggttgtcctagcatttgcATAGGTTGCAATCTTCATCCCGAGAAACCCAGATACAAGAGAGGTGACTGCTCCTAGCACGAAAGCAATCGTGCTGAACGCGGCATTAGCAAGAGCAGGCTTGCATGTCTTGCCCACGCTGTAATGGCAAGGCTGACTCTTTGTGCTGAAACCCTCGATGGACCCAAGGAAGACGAAGATCAGAACAGCAAAAACGGTCATGAATCCTCCAGCATACTTGTACTCGGTGTAAAGGAAGGAAGTTGCTCCTGTTTACAGCAAATGCAAGAGTATTCAGACCACGAATGGACATACAGAAAAGTGGACACTAAGAATTTCCCAACTAATAAAACGTCAGCACCGATATGAAGCACCAAAGCTAGAAGTAATAACAATGTACAGCTGTGCACATCAGCTCAACAGGTCTGAGGTGTTGCGGGTCATACAGCAATCTCTAATTATCTCAGCAACAAATTCTGACCCAACACACATTCTTACATTATCTAAATCTCCAGCAACATCTTACAACTAACCAATACCACTAAGAATATaaactaacaacaacaacacaagGGCCTCATGCAAGACCAAGAGTACTAAATCAGCAGAACAATCGGAGTAACATTCCTCCCCAACAGCCCAACTGTATCACAGGAAACGCCAATCAGCAGTATGGTCCATGTGTGTTCCTAGGATCCCTTCCAAGTTAAGCATATGCATGCATGTGAGGATGCAACTAATTCCTACCCGCTACAATAATGCAGGCACGCAGAAAATTTGTCGTCTTATCTTAAACGAGCGGCAGGGAGGACCACAGGTGCAATAACAACTTGTCCCTCTTCACGCAGTTAACTTATATCCTATCTATCGCTGCAGCAGCGTGGTCACTGCTGGGCTTTATGGGACCGCCTCCTCAAGCAAGAAGCAAGAACTTCCAGTTCTAGATTTTTTTAGAAGAGCACCTCGGATCTACTGTTACCCATTCCCCACAAGAAAtatctccaaaaaaaaaaaaaaatctgcgcGCGCGCGACGGATGAATAATTAAATAACTGCTATTAGCCCAGGCTGAACCAAGAATTACGGAGTATTATAACATGTGCTGCACAAAGCGGGAACATCGATATTATAATGTTTGGGTAGATCCAGATGAAGCGTAGGACTAATACAAGCAGTTGATATGCataacaaattcagaaaaaaaaaatcatgaaaCCCATTACACTAAGCTAACAAATCACGCATATAATTACCGATAATTCTACCAAGCTCGGCTTGTTTGATCAAGAGCGCCGATTTTTAGCACGAAATGCTTAATAAGAAACAGAAGAGAGGAATCTAATCCCTCGCGTTCCACTACGGTACACGCTACGCGCCGGAGCGAATTCAGAGAGCAGAGTTCCTGGCAGGGTTCCACGCCGCAAATGAAGAAAAACAAACGAAACCAGTCAAAAATTAGCGCCCAATTCCGAACCAACCGAAACAGCCGAGATCTAGGACCAAGCCACCCTCAGATTCACAAGCTAACTGTAAGTAAACCACGGGCAGAGAGCCCTGGTGCCGCTCACCTTCGGAGATGGCGGTCTGGATCTCGGCGCACTTGAGGACGACGTTGTGGTCGTTgaggccctcctcctcctcgatgagGGCCTCGCTGGCGCCGCCCTTCCCCGCGGAGCCCCCCTCCCCGGTGACCTTGACCTGGGAGACCAAGAACCACTGCAGCAGCGCGAAGGCGATGCCGACCGCGGCCGCCACGGGGACCACGACCTGCGTGGCCAGGTCCGGCAGGATCACCGACGCagacatcgccgccggcgagaccaGAACCGCGCTAGGATTTGTCTGACGGAACTGCTGCGAGCGcacgggaggagggaggagggagagGGGAGAGGAGCGGAGGTGTGAGGAGTGGGAGGTTTTATAACcggggcggaggaggaagaggatgaagtgTAGGCGATGACGTGGAGGCGGAGGGTATTTCCGTGATTCCGGGGTCTTTCGGATATCGTTCTGTTTCACCTTCCTCCTGGTCAGAGGTAAGAAAAGATCCGAGTTTATCTGGATGGGATTTttttctctgtttttttttttgtgccAGTGTGTTTTAATGATGCTGGGTTTTTTCTTGGAGGAAACTAGTCATATTGTTCAATCCTTGAAATTTGAAAACCAAGACAAATGATAGTTAGTCTGGGTTACCGAGAAGGAAAGTTTTGATTTAGCGTGGTATGTGTCTCGTTGGATTTCTTGTGACTTGTGAGACGAGTAGTTGTTGGCATGCGACATGGTGTCCTAGTCAATCATGGAGCTTCACGACCCCGACCTTTATCTAGCGTTGTGTGGGTGTTTCTTTGCGTTCGAGAAAGAGTGGCGGGGAGAGGAAGACATCATGCACGTTTACACTTGGTGCTTGCGAAAACGATCATCAATGCCAAATGTAAGACTGAACTAACATCCATGGTTTCCTTTGTTGTGTCACACAATATAGTGACAATTGACTGAATGAGGAGTATGACTTCAAAA
It includes:
- the LOC127316833 gene encoding pyrophosphate-energized vacuolar membrane proton pump 1, translating into MSASVILPDLATQVVVPVAAAVGIAFALLQWFLVSQVKVTGEGGSAGKGGASEALIEEEEGLNDHNVVLKCAEIQTAISEGATSFLYTEYKYAGGFMTVFAVLIFVFLGSIEGFSTKSQPCHYSVGKTCKPALANAAFSTIAFVLGAVTSLVSGFLGMKIATYANARTTLEARKGVGKAFIVAFRSGAVMGFLLAASGLFVLYIIINLFGIYYGDDWEGLFEAITGYGLGGSSMALFGRVGGGIYTKAADVGADLVGKVERNIPEDDPRNPAVIADNVGDNVGDIAGMGSDLFGSYAESSCAALVVASISSFGINHEFTPMMFPLLISSVGIIACLITTLFATDFFEVKAVDQIEPALKKQLIISTAVMTVGIALVSWLGLPYTFTIFNFGAQKTVHSWQLFLCVAVGLWAGLVIGFITEYYTSNAYSPVQDVADSCRTGAATNVIFGLALGYKSVIIPIFAIAFSIFLSFSLAAMYGVAVAALGMLSTIATGLAIDAYGPISDNAGGIAEMAGMSHRIRERTDALDAAGNTTAAIGKGFAIGSAALVSLALFGAFVSRAGITTVDVLTPNVFIGLLVGAMLPYWFSAMTMKSVGSAALKMVEEVRRQFNTIPGLMEGTAKPDYATCVKISTDASIKEMIPPGALVMLTPLIVGTFFGVETLSGVLAGALVSGVQIAISASNTGGAWDNAKKYIEAGVSDHAKSLGPKGSDCHKAAVIGDTIGDPLKDTSGPSLNILIKLMAVESLVFAPFFATYGGILFKYI